The region CATTGTCGGCTCGGCAGATTTGGTGCCAGTAAACGGCTTTCCCTATCAGACAATGATCCCGCTCTTTTCCCAAGAACCCCGGGCTGTGGCAGCTCAGATTCCGGATTTGTATCTGGAATCCTATCTGCCCGGTTCGCAGAATAATCCCTCAAACTACTTTCTAAACATAAGCTGTTCGGTAATAGATACTTCTGTTTTGGGTAGCTACTACAACCTGCTATCAGATTACTGGCGCAATCTCTATCCCCATGCAGCGCAACTCATGAAGATACGCGATAGCTTATACGAAATGAATAGCGGATACGCAGATGTGGATGTGAAACAGATGCTTTCCCGAATCATCGAAAACGGGATCCTGCCGGAAATGAGTGCCGAAGTATGGGAGTTTTACGAGCAATTAGTCCCGTACAATGTCTTTTCTACTACTTACTACCAGCAAAATTTGGGTGCTTTGGCGATCTGGTTTCCTGATGTCCGCTACAATCTGAATATCGCCTGGTCAACCTATATGAAACTCGCATTTGCCCAAAGCTCGTGGCTAAGCTTGGTGAATGCTGCTTTGGGGAATGATCAGGATGCGCCTTCAGCCCCAAAGCTGATTCGTCAGTATCAATACCACGGCCGCTTGCATCTCGCTATTGAAGCTCCGGCAGATGTGGACTCTTTGTGTTACCACATACAGGGCGATCATGCGGATTTCTGGCTCTACTCCCAAATCTATGCCCAGGAAATCCACGTAGACTTCGAGATCGGCAGTTCAGGAAACTGCGGAGTCTATGCTGTTGATCAGTCCGGAAATACCTCAGTTGCCCTTAGTATAGACTACCAGTACGAGACACCCAAAGAGAGCCTAGTAGTGCGCCCCAATCCCGTGTCCACGAACTCTCCCGCCTTTCTGGATTGGTACCTTGCAGTGGACTCAATTGCAGAATCCAAGATTTATGTGTATAATCTTAAAGGTCAGAGAATTCTGTCTTTCGACCATGATCCAAGTGCAAAATCATCAGGTATCATCTTGCTACAGGATATCCCCGGTTTTGATTCGCTGATCCGCGGAGTGTACATAGTAGAGTATAGTGCTACAGGCAAGCGCTTGCGGGTCAAGTTCTCTATCTTATAAAAAGACAGGCCGTTATGACAATGTGGATAACTTGTGGATAAGTGCTTAGCGAGTTTTAGGCGAGAAGATCATGTGTACATGTAACAACAACTTAGATCATCATACTTATCCACCAATGGATGTGGATAAGTGTGTAGATAACTGATTAACAAGGAGCTATCCAGTGCCCAAAAATGAAAGAATTTCCAAGGCATATATTGCGGAATTAGCCAAGCTGAAACAAAAGAAATATCGCCTGGGAAAAGAGCTGATGGTGGTTGAAGGACAAAGACTCATAGATCAGTTAGAAGCCTTTGGAATAGAGCCTCTGGAGCTGTTTATTTGCTCCCCTGAGCTTGAGAAGAAGCAAAACATCCGTACTTGGGTATGCAGTGCTGATGAGATGAAGCGTTTCTGCGAGAGCGAGCATCCGGCGGGCATAGCCGGTTTATATCCCTTGCCAAATCCGGGTGTAAAGAGTTTCAAGCGAGCCTTGTATCTGGATCGAGTGTCTGATCCCGGTAATCTGGGCACCATATTTCGCACAGCTGCAGCATTAGGCATGGATGCCATCTTCCTCTCCGAAGACAGTTGTGAACTGGCTAATCCCAAGGTGGTACGTGCTTCCCTGGGGGCAGTGTATGCTATCCCTTGGGAGATATTGGACTACGAAGCATTGCTTGCTTTGGAGGCTAAGAAAGTGGTATTGGACATGGATGCTGATACAGCATTGGAAGACCACCGTCCCTCCCTTGACCCGGAGATTTACATCCTGGGCAGTGAAGCT is a window of Candidatus Cloacimonadota bacterium DNA encoding:
- a CDS encoding clostripain-related cysteine peptidase; amino-acid sequence: MKKISLLLFLLMLVPALFAEDWTVLIYMGADNDLSGQAIENLQAMEAVEQPHNLNLIVQLDLPGSGAKRHKIEHNPEAGFNSRIVQSLGNVDSGDPEVLRDFVSWGFKHYPASRRMLIIWSHADSWYKQSKYISPDEESGNAIGVANGELSAALSGTPSLDILLFDACSMQSIEIGYELRHFADYIVGSADLVPVNGFPYQTMIPLFSQEPRAVAAQIPDLYLESYLPGSQNNPSNYFLNISCSVIDTSVLGSYYNLLSDYWRNLYPHAAQLMKIRDSLYEMNSGYADVDVKQMLSRIIENGILPEMSAEVWEFYEQLVPYNVFSTTYYQQNLGALAIWFPDVRYNLNIAWSTYMKLAFAQSSWLSLVNAALGNDQDAPSAPKLIRQYQYHGRLHLAIEAPADVDSLCYHIQGDHADFWLYSQIYAQEIHVDFEIGSSGNCGVYAVDQSGNTSVALSIDYQYETPKESLVVRPNPVSTNSPAFLDWYLAVDSIAESKIYVYNLKGQRILSFDHDPSAKSSGIILLQDIPGFDSLIRGVYIVEYSATGKRLRVKFSIL
- a CDS encoding RNA methyltransferase → MPKNERISKAYIAELAKLKQKKYRLGKELMVVEGQRLIDQLEAFGIEPLELFICSPELEKKQNIRTWVCSADEMKRFCESEHPAGIAGLYPLPNPGVKSFKRALYLDRVSDPGNLGTIFRTAAALGMDAIFLSEDSCELANPKVVRASLGAVYAIPWEILDYEALLALEAKKVVLDMDADTALEDHRPSLDPEIYILGSEAHGVNKVLMARADSSLKIRMHGSMESLNLAISTAILCYHLSLYTD